The nucleotide sequence TATGCAAGCGCATTCGCGAACTTACCCAATATCGCTATGCAAAGCGCATTGCTCTTTACCATGCGATGGGAGGTGAAATTAGCCTGGATGCTTTATGGAACTCCGCTCCCCTGCATGGTAAATATTGCTATTTTCCTGCCTTAAACGACGACAAAACCCTTTCATTTTTGCCAGCAACCCCAACCACTCCGTTTAAAGAAAATAAATATGGAATTGGGGAGCCCGATGTCGATAAAGGGGAAGCAATAGCTCCCAGGCAACTCGATATCATTTTCTTGCCCTTGGTGGCCTTCGATGACCATTGTACACGCCTGG is from Legionella donaldsonii and encodes:
- a CDS encoding 5-formyltetrahydrofolate cyclo-ligase, giving the protein MADRYKQIIRSTSRQIREQLSADYQETASAQVCKRIRELTQYRYAKRIALYHAMGGEISLDALWNSAPLHGKYCYFPALNDDKTLSFLPATPTTPFKENKYGIGEPDVDKGEAIAPRQLDIIFLPLVAFDDHCTRLGMGAGYYDRTLAKENHPLLIGVAYEFQRQPYIEPHTWDIPLTAVVTQRTIYWSKP